A region from the Indicator indicator isolate 239-I01 chromosome 4, UM_Iind_1.1, whole genome shotgun sequence genome encodes:
- the GSC gene encoding homeobox protein goosecoid — MPVSMFSIDNILAARPRCKDSVLLPPPNAAAPVVFPSLHGDSLYGSASDYGGFYSRAVAPASALPPAVTGSRLGYNNYYYGQLHVPASPVGPSCCGAVPPLGAQQCSCVPSAGYEGTGSVLMSPVPHQMLPYMNVGTLSRTELQLLNQLHCRRKRRHRTIFTDEQLEALENLFQETKYPDVGTREQLARRVHLREEKVEVWFKNRRAKWRRQKRSSSEESENVQKWNKASKTSPEKRQEDGKSDLDSDS, encoded by the exons ATGCCTGTGAGCATGTTCAGCATCGACAATATCCTGGCGGCCAGACCTCGCTGCAAGGACTCGGTGCTGCTGCCCCCCCCGAACGCCGCCGCCCCCGTCGTCTTCCCCAGCCTCCACGGGGACTCGCTCTACGGCAGCGCCTCTGACTACGGCGGATTTTACTCCCGGGCGGTGGCACCCGCCTCCGCGCTGCCGCCGGCCGTCACCGGATCTCGGCTCGGCTACAACAACTACTACTACGGGCAGCTGCATGTGCCGGCGTCCCCTGTGGGCCCTTCGTGCTGCGGGGCCGTTCCGCCCCTGGGagcccagcagtgctcctgTGTCCCCTCCGCAG GTTACGAGGGCACTGGGTCAGTCCTGATGTCCCCTGTTCCCCATCAGATGTTGCCCTACATGAACGTGGGCACTTTGTCCCGGACGGAGCTGCAGTTACTAAACCAGCTGCACTGCAGGCGAAAAAGACGGCATAGGACCATCTTCACTGATGAACAGCTAGAAGCGCTGGAAAACCTCTTCCAAGAAACGAAATACCCAGACGTGGGCACCAGGGAACAGCTGGCCAGAAGGGTGCActtaagagaggaaaaagtggAG GTTTGGTTCAAAAACCGCCGGGCAAAGTGGAGGAGGCAAAAGCGATCGTCTTCGGAGGAGTCAGAAAATGTacagaaatggaataaagcaTCTAAAACGTCTCCGGAGAAAAGACAAGAGGACGGGAAAAGTGACTTGGACTCCGATAGCTGA